A single region of the Plutella xylostella chromosome 7, ilPluXylo3.1, whole genome shotgun sequence genome encodes:
- the LOC119690826 gene encoding UDP-glucosyltransferase 2, protein MVSLRTISVLALMVVASEAYHVLLVYTMPGKSLSLHGEAFVQHLLKAGHEVTYVTPFPMKNKPKENFHEVDASEGLSHIFAVGDLFNISYLLDNKQIINDREELMLYGVEVSRRTLENPNVQKLLNDKTQKFDVVIGEYFITELTAGLAAYYECPMIWSYSMGVDSFSLKLVHEPVNPAYYPDYVSFNIPPLTFLQRVEELWTLATNFWIKWYTILPHEYAIYDNIFKPLFASKGKPLPSYDDIRYNASLLFINTHQAVGRLAAIPQSAKLIGGHHIDGHFEPLPKDLQEIMDKSTNGVVYFSMGSIWRSASMPDSLRNNLLAMFGSLKQTVIWKFEEDIPNLPKNVHTLKWAPQHAILGHPNCLVFISHGGLGSSTEAIHFGVPTIGVPIFFDQFLNINRAISNGYALNVELSHNLHKDLKVAIETIASNPRFTRKAKELSEIYHDRPVKPAAEIPHWVRHVVRTRGAPHLRSPALMVPWYQKSYLDLLALVVLVILSIVFVVKRLLCTVKDTKKVKRN, encoded by the exons ATGGTTAGTTTGAGAACAATATCTGTTCTCGCGTTGATGGTGGTTGCGAGCGAGGCGTATCATGTTCTCCTGGTGTATACGATGCCGGGAAAGAGCCTGAGTTTGCACGGGGAGGCGTTTGTACAGCATCTTCTGAAAGCGGGTCATGAG GTCACCTACGTCACGCCTTTTCCAATGAAAAATAAGCCAAAAGAAAACTTCCATGAGGTAGATGCCAGTGAGGGCTTGAGTCACAtatttg cgGTCGGTGACCTCTTCAATATAAGCTATTTGTTGgacaacaaacaaataataaacgaCCGTGAAGAGCTGATGCTGTACGGGGTCGAGGTTTCCCGCCGGACCCTCGAGAACCCTAACGTTCAGAAACTTCTTAACGACAAAACGCAAAAGTTCGACGTGGTCATAggagaatattttattacagaacTGACAGCTGG ATTAGCAGCGTATTACGAGTGTCCAATGATATGGAGCTATTCCATGGGGGTAGACTCTTTCTCCCTGAAGCTAGTCCATGAACCTGTCAATCCCGCCTATTACCCGGATTACGTATCTTTTAACATACCGCCATTGACATTCTTACAACGAGTTGAGGAGCTATGGACACTTGCGACCAACTTTTGGATTAAATG GTACACAATTTTACCCCACGAGTACGCCATATACGACAATATCTTCAAACCATTGTTTGCAAGCAAAGGAAAACCTCTGCCTTCGTACGACGACATACGGTACAATGCGTCACTCCTGTTCATAAACACCCACCAGGCCGTGGGTCGCCTGGCCGCCATCCCGCAAAGTGCCAAGCTGATCGGGGGCCACCACATCGATGGACATTTTGAACCTTTGCCAAAA GATTTACAAGAAATCATGGACAAATCCACAAACGGCGTGGTATACTTCAGCATGGGTTCGATATGGAGGAGCGCCAGTATGCCGGACAGTTTGAGGAACAACCTCTTGGCCATGTTCGGATCCCTGAAGCAGACTGTCATTTGGAAATTTGAGGAGGACATCCCCAACTTACCGAAAAACGTACACACTTTGAAATGGGCCCCACAACATGCCATATTAG GTCATCCGAACTGCCTCGTGTTCATCTCACACGGAGGACTCGGCTCATCAACTGAGGCGATACACTTTGGAGTACCAACAATAGGAGTACCGATATTCTTCGACCAGTTCTTGAATATAAACAGAGCTATATCCAATGGATATGCGCTCAATGTTGAGCTGAGTCATAATTTGCATAAAGACCTCAAAGTGGCTATCGAAACTATTGCTAGCAATCCCAG ATTCACCAGGAAAGCAAAGGAGTTGTCGGAGATATACCACGACCGTCCAGTGAAGCCGGCGGCGGAGATCCCTCACTGGGTGCGCCACGTGGTCCGCACGCGCGGCGCCCCGCACCTGCGCTCCCCGGCACTCATGGTGCCCTGGTACCAGAAGTCATACCTGGACCTTCTTGCACTAGTTGTATTAGTTATTTTGTCaattgtttttgttgtaaagAGGTTATTGTGTACAGTGAAAGACACGAAAAAAGTAAAgagaaattaa
- the LOC105393950 gene encoding UDP-glucosyltransferase 2 produces MVSIKVLSLTLLVFLVNCSDCYHVLLVFNLPGKSLSILGESFVRHLLNAGHEVTYVTPFPMKNKPKNNFHEVDVSEGVDKLFAEICNITFLLENTHFESDEEEIMHLGVEVAEMTLTNPNMLKLLNDKIQKFDVVVGDYLASELVAGIAYYYDCPMIWSYSMGVDSAILKLVHEPTNPSYIPDYISLNIPPMSFTQRVGELWTLIRNTWVKRHSVMPRELAFYKKFYKPLLAMKGKPLPAYEDVMYNASLVLVNSHQASGGLAAIPQSVKLIGGHHINGPVAPLPDDLKEIMDSSTNGVIYFSMGSIWKSASMPITLRDNLVRMFGSLKQTVLWKFEEEIPNLPKNIHTLKWAPQHSILAHENCMLFITHGGLGSSTEALHFGVPILGVPISFDQFLNINRAVSKGYALSVKLSYNLHNDLKVAIDTIATDPSFKSNAKELSEIYHDRPVKPGEEIPHWVRHVVRTRGAPHLRSPALMVPWYQKTYLDLVALFLLVVLSLFLLAKKLMFTVKSAKVKSN; encoded by the exons ATGGTGTCTATTAAAGTGTTGTCTTTGACGCTGTTGGTGTTTTTAGTGAATTGTTCAGATTGTTATCATGTTCTACTTGTGTTTAATTTGCCGGGGAAAAGTTTGAGTATACTTGGAGAATCATTCGTTCGGCACCTTTTGAATGCAGGTCATGAG GTGACTTATGTAACGCCTTTCCCAATGaaaaataaaccaaaaaacaATTTCCATGAAGTTGATGTTAGTGAAGGTGTGGACAAGTTATTTG CGGAAATATGCAACATAACGTTTTTACTAGAGAACACGCACTTTGAAAGTGATGAAGAGGAGATAATGCACCTGGGTGTAGAAGTAGCAGAAATGACTCTAACGAATCCAAATATGTTAAAACTgttaaatgataaaattcAGAAATTTGATGTTGTTGTTGGAGACTATTTAGCCTCAGAACTGGTAGCCGG aaTAGCATACTATTACGACTGCCCAATGATATGGAGCTACTCTATGGGTGTGGACTCTGCAATCCTGAAGCTGGTTCACGAGCCGACGAACCCCTCGTACATCCCGGACTACATATCCTTGAACATACCGCCTATGTCGTTCACGCAGCGTGTCGGAGAGCTGTGGACTCTGATACGTAACACTTGGGTAAAAAG GCACTCAGTTATGCCTAGAGAGTTGGCATTTTACAAGAAATTCTATAAACCACTGTTGGCAATGAAAGGAAAGCCTCTGCCAGCGTATGAGGATGTCATGTATAACGCATCTCTGGTGCTGGTGAACTCTCACCAAGCGTCCGGGGGGCTGGCGGCCATCCCTCAAAGTGTCAAACTGATCGGAGGACATCATATCAATGGACCTGTTGCACCCCTTCCGGAT gaTTTAAAAGAAATAATGGACAGTTCTACAAACGGAGTGATTTACTTCAGCATGGGCTCGATTTGGAAGAGTGCTTCGATGCCAATAACTTTAAGAGATAATCTAGTTCGTATGTTCGGATCATTGAAGCAGACAGTTCTTTGGAAATTCGAAGAGGAAATACCAAATCTGCCCAAAAACATTCACACTTTGAAATGGGCTCCGCAACATAGCATATTAG CTCATGAAAACTGCATGTTGTTCATAACACATGGCGGCCTCGGCTCTTCTACAGAGGCACTTCACTTCGGTGTCCCAATTCTAGGCGTGCCGATATCTTTTGATCAATTCCTGAACATAAATAGAGCAGTATCGAAAGGATATGCGCTGAGTGTGAAGCTATCATACAATTTACACAACGATTTAAAAGTGGCAATTGATACAATTGCAACTGACCCTAG CTTCAAAAGCAATGCAAAGGAGTTGTCGGAGATATACCACGACCGTCCAGTGAAGCCGGGAGAGGAGATTCCGCACTGGGTGCGCCACGTGGTCCGCACGCGCGGCGCCCCGCACCTGCGCTCCCCGGCGCTCATGGTGCCCTGGTACCAGAAGACCTATCTTGATTTGGTAGCTCTATTTTTATTAGTAGTTTTGTCATTGTTTTTACTAGCCAAAAAGTTAATGTTTACAGTTAAAAGTGCCAAAGTCAAatctaattaa
- the LOC105393944 gene encoding UDP-glucosyltransferase 2 yields the protein MFKLNVIIVLLTVLVQCSSSYKLLCFFPFPSRSHANLGEGFVKYLLNDGHEITYVTPIPMRSTHERLRQVDVGSLMEFAKGLNFHEVLKLEADDRQILMVMHVMNTISELAVKHERVQQLVNRPGEHFDAVIVEWMFNELYSGFSAVFNCPLIWSASMDVHWLDVRIMHEAPPVSYSAYAVSGTAPPFTLKQRVLELYERVKVVLLQKWFISSKEIQLYYEAFGPAVEARGRELPPYDDLRVNGSMMFGNSHPCIADAISLPQNYKFIGGYHIIEKDMEPLPNALKQRMDESKDGVIFFSLGSIVNTQTISEEFKNNLLQVFASLKQTVIWKMDARTKNVPKNVVLVKWAPQQSILAHPNTVLFITHGGLLSINEAIHFGVPVLGTPLFGDQFMNIGKLVQKGMAKSVRLSSDLQLHLKNAIVEMVSNSSYRLRAQELSEIYHDRLVKPGEEIAHWVRHVVRTGGAPHLRSPALLVPWYQAFYLDVLALAFVAFYAILVVFRLLIGKRVLVSDVR from the exons atgtttaaattaaatgttattatagTGCTGCTAACAGTGTTGGTGCAGTGTAGTAGTAGCTATAAGTTGCTATGTTTCTTCCCATTCCCGAGTCGAAGTCATGCCAATTTAGGGGAGGGGTTTGTGAAATATCTCCTTAACGATGGACATGAA ATCACATACGTAACTCCGATACCGATGAGAAGCACCCACGAGAGGCTGCGTCAGGTCGACGTTGGCTCATTGATGGAATTCGctaaag GGTTAAACTTCCACGAAGTGCTGAAGCTAGAAGCCGACGACCGGCAGATCCTGATGGTGATGCATGTGATGAACACGATCTCGGAGCTGGCGGTGAAGCACGAGCGCGTACAGCAGTTAGTGAACCGCCCTGGGGAACACTTCGACGCAGTGATCGTAGAGTGGATGTTCAATGAACTCTATTCAGG TTTCTCCGCCGTGTTCAACTGCCCCCTAATCTGGTCGGCATCCATGGACGTGCACTGGCTGGACGTCCGCATCATGCACGAGGCCCCTCCAGTCTCCTACAGTGCCTATGCCGTATCTGGAACAGCCCCCCCTTTTACGCTGAAACAACGTGTGTTGGAACTGTACGAGAGGGTGAAGGTTGTGCTTCTTCAGAAATG GTTCATATCATCTAAAGAAATTCAACTTTACTACGAAGCTTTCGGCCCAGCAGTAGAAGCAAGAGGCAGGGAGTTGCCTCCCTACGATGATCTACGTGTGAATGGATCTATGATGTTTGGGAACAGCCACCCCTGTATCGCCGATGCCATTAGTCTACCTCAGAACTACAAGTTCATTGGAGGCTACCACATTATTGAAAAAGACATGGAGCCTTTACCaaat GCCTTAAAGCAACGGATGGATGAATCGAAAGACGGTGTAATATTCTTTAGTTTGGGATCAATAGTAAACACACAAACCATTTCTGAAGAATTCAAGAATAATCTACTACAAGTATTTGCGTCTTTGAAACAAACTGTGATATGGAAAATGGATGCCAGAACCAAAAACGTACCAAAAAATGTTGTTCTAGTCAAATGGGCCCCTCAGCAAAGCATTTTAG CTCACCCGAACACGGTCCTGTTCATCACACACGGGGGTCTGCTCTCCATCAACGAAGCCATACATTTCGGAGTCCCAGTACTCGGCACTCCACTGTTCGGTGACCAGTTCATGAATATCGGCAAACTAGTACAGAAAGGCATGGCCAAGAGTGTCAGACTCTCTTCTGACCTTCAGCTGCATTTGAAAAATGCTATTGTTGAGATGGTCAGTAATTCTAG TTACAGACTAAGAGCGCAGGAGTTGTCGGAGATATACCACGACCGTCTAGTGAAGCCGGGAGAGGAGATAGCGCACTGGGTGCGACACGTGGTCCGCACGGGAGGCGCTCCACACCTTCGGTCCCCTGCACTCCTGGTACCCTGGTACCAGGCCTTCTACTTGGATGTGCTCGCTTTAGCGTTTGTTGCGTTTTATGCAATCCTGGTTGTGTTTAGATTGTTGATTGGAAAGAGGGTGTTGGTTAGTGATGTTAGGTGA
- the LOC105393945 gene encoding stress protein DDR48 isoform X1, producing the protein MRAVLIVLASVSLVWGLPRPQRGIRQRCVNMWDEGCINGQLTGAGNDDSYLNGGFNPGKRCVNMWDEGCINSQLAGSGSDDSYLNGGFNPGKRCVNMWDEGCINSQLAGSGSDDSYLNGGFNPGKRCVNMWDEGCINSQLAGSGSDDSYLNGGFNPGKRCVNMWDEGCINSQLAGSGADDGYLNGGFNPGKRSLKQLAAKLQKMHKSFGKTHSM; encoded by the exons ATGAGGGCTGTTTTGATTGTATTAGCATCTGTATCGCTGGTGTGGGGTCTGCCGCGGCCGCAGCGAG GTATCAGGCAGCGATGTGTCAACATGTGGGACGAGGGCTGCATCAACGGACAGCTGACAGGGGCAG gCAATGATGACTCGTACCTGAACGGCGGGTTCAACCCCGGCAAGCGCTGCGTCAACATGTGGGACGAGGGCTGCATCAACTCACAACTCGCCGGATCAG GCAGTGACGACTCGTACCTGAACGGCGGGTTCAACCCCGGCAAGCGCTGCGTCAACATGTGGGACGAGGGCTGCATCAACTCACAGCTCGCCGGCTCCG GCAGTGACGACTCGTACCTGAACGGCGGGTTCAATCCCGGCAAGCGCTGCGTCAACATGTGGGACGAGGGCTGTATCAACTCGCAACTCGCCGGCTCCG GCAGCGACGACTCGTACCTGAACGGCGGGTTCAACCCCGGCAAGCGCTGCGTCAACATGTGGGACGAGGGCTGCATCAACTCACAACTCGCCGGCTCCG GTGCTGACGACGGCTACCTCAATGGAGGCTTTAACCCCGGAAAGCGGTCTTTGAAACAACTGGCAGCGAAACTTCAGAAAATGCATAAAAGTTTTGGAAAAACTCATTCTATGTAG
- the LOC105393945 gene encoding stress protein DDR48 isoform X2, with protein sequence MRAVLIVLASVSLVWGLPRPQRGIRQRCVNMWDEGCINGQLTGAGNDDSYLNGGFNPGKRCVNMWDEGCINSQLAGSGSDDSYLNGGFNPGKRCVNMWDEGCINSQLAGSGSDDSYLNGGFNPGKRCVNMWDEGCINSQLAGSGSDDSYLNGGFNPGKRCVNMWDEGCINSQLAGSGADDGYLNGGFNPGKRSLKQLAAKLQKMHKSFGKTHSM encoded by the exons ATGAGGGCTGTTTTGATTGTATTAGCATCTGTATCGCTGGTGTGGGGTCTGCCGCGGCCGCAGCGAG GTATCAGGCAGCGATGTGTCAACATGTGGGACGAGGGCTGCATCAACGGACAGCTGACAGGGGCAGGTAAC GATGACTCGTACCTGAACGGCGGGTTCAACCCCGGCAAGCGCTGCGTCAACATGTGGGACGAGGGCTGCATCAACTCACAACTCGCCGGATCAG GCAGTGACGACTCGTACCTGAACGGCGGGTTCAACCCCGGCAAGCGCTGCGTCAACATGTGGGACGAGGGCTGCATCAACTCACAGCTCGCCGGCTCCG GCAGTGACGACTCGTACCTGAACGGCGGGTTCAATCCCGGCAAGCGCTGCGTCAACATGTGGGACGAGGGCTGTATCAACTCGCAACTCGCCGGCTCCG GCAGCGACGACTCGTACCTGAACGGCGGGTTCAACCCCGGCAAGCGCTGCGTCAACATGTGGGACGAGGGCTGCATCAACTCACAACTCGCCGGCTCCG GTGCTGACGACGGCTACCTCAATGGAGGCTTTAACCCCGGAAAGCGGTCTTTGAAACAACTGGCAGCGAAACTTCAGAAAATGCATAAAAGTTTTGGAAAAACTCATTCTATGTAG
- the LOC105393945 gene encoding uncharacterized protein LOC105393945 isoform X5 — protein MRAVLIVLASVSLVWGLPRPQRGIRQRCVNMWDEGCINGQLTGAGSDDSYLNGGFNPGKRCVNMWDEGCINSQLAGSGSDDSYLNGGFNPGKRCVNMWDEGCINSQLAGSGSDDSYLNGGFNPGKRCVNMWDEGCINSQLAGSGADDGYLNGGFNPGKRSLKQLAAKLQKMHKSFGKTHSM, from the exons ATGAGGGCTGTTTTGATTGTATTAGCATCTGTATCGCTGGTGTGGGGTCTGCCGCGGCCGCAGCGAG GTATCAGGCAGCGATGTGTCAACATGTGGGACGAGGGCTGCATCAACGGACAGCTGACAGGGGCAG GCAGTGACGACTCGTACCTGAACGGCGGGTTCAACCCCGGCAAGCGCTGCGTCAACATGTGGGACGAGGGCTGCATCAACTCACAGCTCGCCGGCTCCG GCAGTGACGACTCGTACCTGAACGGCGGGTTCAATCCCGGCAAGCGCTGCGTCAACATGTGGGACGAGGGCTGTATCAACTCGCAACTCGCCGGCTCCG GCAGCGACGACTCGTACCTGAACGGCGGGTTCAACCCCGGCAAGCGCTGCGTCAACATGTGGGACGAGGGCTGCATCAACTCACAACTCGCCGGCTCCG GTGCTGACGACGGCTACCTCAATGGAGGCTTTAACCCCGGAAAGCGGTCTTTGAAACAACTGGCAGCGAAACTTCAGAAAATGCATAAAAGTTTTGGAAAAACTCATTCTATGTAG
- the LOC105393945 gene encoding uncharacterized protein LOC105393945 isoform X3: MRAVLIVLASVSLVWGLPRPQRGNDDSYLNGGFNPGKRCVNMWDEGCINSQLAGSGSDDSYLNGGFNPGKRCVNMWDEGCINSQLAGSGSDDSYLNGGFNPGKRCVNMWDEGCINSQLAGSGSDDSYLNGGFNPGKRCVNMWDEGCINSQLAGSGADDGYLNGGFNPGKRSLKQLAAKLQKMHKSFGKTHSM, from the exons ATGAGGGCTGTTTTGATTGTATTAGCATCTGTATCGCTGGTGTGGGGTCTGCCGCGGCCGCAGCGAG gCAATGATGACTCGTACCTGAACGGCGGGTTCAACCCCGGCAAGCGCTGCGTCAACATGTGGGACGAGGGCTGCATCAACTCACAACTCGCCGGATCAG GCAGTGACGACTCGTACCTGAACGGCGGGTTCAACCCCGGCAAGCGCTGCGTCAACATGTGGGACGAGGGCTGCATCAACTCACAGCTCGCCGGCTCCG GCAGTGACGACTCGTACCTGAACGGCGGGTTCAATCCCGGCAAGCGCTGCGTCAACATGTGGGACGAGGGCTGTATCAACTCGCAACTCGCCGGCTCCG GCAGCGACGACTCGTACCTGAACGGCGGGTTCAACCCCGGCAAGCGCTGCGTCAACATGTGGGACGAGGGCTGCATCAACTCACAACTCGCCGGCTCCG GTGCTGACGACGGCTACCTCAATGGAGGCTTTAACCCCGGAAAGCGGTCTTTGAAACAACTGGCAGCGAAACTTCAGAAAATGCATAAAAGTTTTGGAAAAACTCATTCTATGTAG
- the LOC105393945 gene encoding uncharacterized protein LOC105393945 isoform X4, whose product MRAVLIVLASVSLVWGLPRPQRGIRQRCVNMWDEGCINGQLTGAGNDDSYLNGGFNPGKRCVNMWDEGCINSQLAGSGSDDSYLNGGFNPGKRCVNMWDEGCINSQLAGSGSDDSYLNGGFNPGKRCVNMWDEGCINSQLAGSGADDGYLNGGFNPGKRSLKQLAAKLQKMHKSFGKTHSM is encoded by the exons ATGAGGGCTGTTTTGATTGTATTAGCATCTGTATCGCTGGTGTGGGGTCTGCCGCGGCCGCAGCGAG GTATCAGGCAGCGATGTGTCAACATGTGGGACGAGGGCTGCATCAACGGACAGCTGACAGGGGCAG gCAATGATGACTCGTACCTGAACGGCGGGTTCAACCCCGGCAAGCGCTGCGTCAACATGTGGGACGAGGGCTGCATCAACTCACAACTCGCCGGATCAG GCAGTGACGACTCGTACCTGAACGGCGGGTTCAACCCCGGCAAGCGCTGCGTCAACATGTGGGACGAGGGCTGCATCAACTCACAGCTCGCCGGCTCCG GCAGCGACGACTCGTACCTGAACGGCGGGTTCAACCCCGGCAAGCGCTGCGTCAACATGTGGGACGAGGGCTGCATCAACTCACAACTCGCCGGCTCCG GTGCTGACGACGGCTACCTCAATGGAGGCTTTAACCCCGGAAAGCGGTCTTTGAAACAACTGGCAGCGAAACTTCAGAAAATGCATAAAAGTTTTGGAAAAACTCATTCTATGTAG